Proteins found in one Sorghum bicolor cultivar BTx623 chromosome 1, Sorghum_bicolor_NCBIv3, whole genome shotgun sequence genomic segment:
- the LOC8082301 gene encoding cell cycle checkpoint control protein RAD9A gives MELSMSGGSLRTFGRCVTFLARVASELVLQAHPAKLEMHTLNSSRSAYASVSLARDFFDQYTLAAAASAPSSTPLQCSVLLKSLLAVLRTPHAALDRLAVSLPEPDAPKLQVTLHCLNGVRKTYWIVCSAEPEVQSLSLDRGRFPSRLAIRPRELARLLSNFQSSLQELTIIATDPASGLPDAGGDVGGKAVELRSYNDPTKDDCDTRLHTQLWIDPAEEFVEFVHAGDPVDVTFGVKELKAFLTFCEGCEVDILLFFEKTGEPVLLVPRFGLDDGATSDFEATLVLATMTVSQLSDSNDAQQPATSAQHTGEPRAAATPVPENVSNHTKIWSELSGSTPKSFEANREKRAQTHRNASTNVLNATSMLPNVANAPSRPPVADNANNAMQPSQMDHMEEHPEVISAIPRSQHHPSNWVGADDNDDDNEDDEELLVQTTPHYMD, from the exons ATGGAGCTGTCGATGAGCGGCGGCTCGCTGCGGACGTTCGGCCGGTGCGTGACCTTCCTCGCGCGCGTCGCCTCCGAGCTCGTGCTCCAGGCGCACCCCGCCAAG CTGGAGATGCACACGCTCAACAGCTCGCGGTCGGCGTACGCTTCGGTCTCCCTAGCGCGCGACTTCTTCGACCAGTACACCCTCGCCGCCGCGGCGTCGGCACCGTCTTCCACGCCGCTGCAGTGCAGCGTCCTCCTCAAGTCCCTGCTCGCCGTCCTCCGCACCCCGCACGCCGCGCTCGACCGGCTCGCCGTCTCCCTCCCAGAACCCGACGCACCCAAGCTCCAGGTCACCCTCCACTGCCTCAACG GTGTGAGGAAGACGTACTGGATCGTGTGCAGCGCGGAGCCTGAGGTGCAGTCGCTGTCGCTAGACCGGGGACGTTTCCCGAGCCGCCTCGCCATCCGGCCACGGGAGCTCGCGCGCCTGCTGTCCAACTTCCAGTCCTCGCTGCAGGAGCTCACTATCATCGCCACAGATCCTGCTTCAGGGCTACCTGATGCCGGCGGGGACGTCGGGGGCAAGGCTGTTGAGCTCCGGAGCTACAATGATCCGACAAAAG ATGACTGTGACACTAGACTGCACACACAACTGTGGATCGACCCTGCCGAGGAGTTCGTGGAGTTTGTTCATGCTGGTGATCCGGTGGATGTCACCTTTGGGGTAAAAGAACTGAAG GCTTTTTTAACATTTTGTGAAGGATGTGAGGTTGACATCCTCCTATTCTTTGAGAAGACTGGCGA ACCTGTTCTTTTGGTCCCGAGATTCGGATTGGATGATGGAGCAACTTCTGATTTTGAAGCTACTCTAGTTCTGGCAACTATGACTGTATCACAACTATCTGACAGCAATGATGCCCAACAACCAGCTACATCAGCACAACATACGGGAGAACCAAGGGCTGCTGCCACACCAGTTCCTGAAAATGTCTCCAACCATACTAAAATCTGGTCAGAACTTTCAG GTAGTACTCCCAAAAGCTTTGAAGCTAACAGAGAAAAGCGTGCCCAGACGCACAGAAATGCAAGCACCAATGTGCTGAATGCCACGTCAATGCTGCCCAACGTTGCAAATGCTCCAAGCAGGCCACCAGTTGCAGATAATGCAAACAATGC AATGCAGCCTTCACAAATGGATCACATGGAAGAACATCCTG AAGTTATCAGTGCTATTCCTCGATCGCAGCATCACCCGAGCAACTGGGTAGGTGCTGATGACAACGATGATGACAATGAAGATGACGAGGAGCTTTTAGTCCAAACAACACCGCACTATATGGACTGA
- the LOC8082667 gene encoding protein RALF-like 33: MASARHTLLLLPLLLLAAATMAALAVSGGATAASELMMSTIHARVAAEWAWSSAAGAASSSSSDDSCWGSPEECPVVYDVDAEGGGAAAPRARMRLQLYDDVNAAASLLPTAQYLSYSVLMPDTVPCSVPGMSYYNCQPGADANPYTRGCSAITQCRD, encoded by the coding sequence ATGGCTTCGGCACGTCacacgctgctgctgctgccgctgctaCTCCTCGCGGCCGCGACGATGGCGGCGCTCGCCGTCTCCGGCGGCGCCACGGCGGCGTCGGAGCTGATGATGTCGACCATCCACGCGCGCGTCGCGGCGGAGTGGGCGTGGTCGTCGGCGGCCGgggcggcgtcgtcgtcgtcgtccgacGACTCGTGCTGGGGCTCGCCCGAGGAGTGCCCCGTCGTGTACGACGTGGACGCcgaaggcggcggcgcggccgcgCCGAGGGCCCGGATGCGGCTGCAGCTGTACGACGACGTGAACGCCGCGGCCAGCCTGCTGCCGACGGCGCAGTACCTGAGCTACAGCGTGCTGATGCCGGACACGGTGCCGTGCTCCGTGCCGGGGATGTCCTACTACAACTGCCAGCCGGGCGCCGACGCCAACCCCTATACACGCGGCTGCTCCGCCATCACCCAGTGCCGCGATTAG
- the LOC8082666 gene encoding 40S ribosomal protein S21: MQNEEGKMVDLYVPRKCSATNRIITAKDHASVQINIGHVDANGLYDGHFTTFALSGFVRAQGDADSSLDRLWQKKKAEIKQ; encoded by the exons ATGCAGAACGAGGAGGGTAAGATGGTGGACCTCTACGTCCCCAGGAAGTG CTCGGCCACCAACAGGATTATCACTGCCAAGGACCATGCCTCTGTGCAGATCAACATTGGCCACGTGGATGCCAATGGCCTCTACGACGGTCACTTCACCACGTTTGCTCTCTCTGGGTTTGTCCGTGCTCAG GGTGACGCAGACAGCTCCTTGGACAGGCTGTGGCAGAAGAAGAAGGCTGAGATCAAGCAGTAG
- the LOC8082668 gene encoding ATP-dependent Clp protease proteolytic subunit-related protein 3, chloroplastic: MTSAFLSLRLPTPSPSHAASSPSLPSPLLRQARGGVASSALVARAAGPAGAAGAPSPLFNPRGDPFLSTLAAASPEDLAAAAGGERRGEDHLPFLEIFQNAKLMASPAQVERSSSSYSQHRPRRPPPDLPSLLLHGRIVYIGMPLVPAVTELVVAQLMYLEWMNSKEPVYIYINSTGTARDDGEPVGMESEGFAIYDAMMRMNTEIHTLCIGAAAGHACLVLAAGKKGKRYMFPHAKAMIQQPRIPSYGMMQASDVVIRAKEVVHNRNTLVKLLARHTGNPPEKIDKVMRGPFYMDSLKAKEFGVIDKILWRGQEKYMADMLSPDEWDKVAGVRRPDPM, encoded by the exons ATGACCTCCGCCTTCCTCTCTCTGCGCCTGCCCACCCCCTCTCCCTCCCACGCCGCGTCCTCCCCTTCCCTCCCCTCGCCTCTGCTCCGGCAGGCGCGTGGCGGCGTGGCGTCCTCGGCGCTGGTGGCGCGGGCGGCAGGGCCGGCGGGAGCGGCGGGGGCTCCGTCGCCGCTATTCAACCCCCGGGGAGACCCGTTCCTGTCTACCCTCGCAGCCGCCTCACCGGAGGACCTTGCGGCCGCCGCTGGCGGCGAGCGCCGTGGAGAGGACCATCTGCCGTTCCTCGAGATCTTCCAGAACGCCAAGCTCATGGCCTCGCCCGCGCAG GTGGAACGGTCTAGCAGCTCATACAGTCAGCACAGGCCTAGAAGGCCTCCTCCAGATTTGCCTTCATTGCTTCTTCATGGCCGAATTGTTTATATTGGCATGCCG TTGGTACCAGCAGTGACTGAGCTCGTTGTTGCCCAGTTGATGTACCTTGAATGGATGAACAGTAAAGAACCTGTTTATATATACATCAACTCAACTGGAACGGCTCGCGATGATGGTGAACCG GTCGGAATGGAGAGCGAAGGTTTTGCAATCTATGATGCAATGATGCGTATGAATACTGAG ATCCACACACTTTGTATAGGAGCTGCAGCAGGTCATGCATGTCTTGTGCTTGCGGCTGGAAAGAAAGGCAAACGCTATATGTTCCCTCATGCCAAAG CTATGATTCAGCAACCACGTATTCCTTCTTATGGGATGATGCAAGCATCAGATGTTGTTATTCGTGCAAAGGAG GTTGTGCACAATAGGAACACGTTGGTCAAACTTTTGGCAAGGCATACTGGAAAT CCACCAGAGAAAATAGACAAGGTAATGAGAGGACCATTTTACATGGATTCCTTGAAGGCAAAGGAGTTTGGGGTCATCGACAAG ATCCTTTGGCGTGGTCAGGAGAAGTACATGGCGGACATGCTCTCCCCAGATGAGTGGGACAAAGTTGCTGGAGTCAGACGTCCTGATCCAATGTGA
- the LOC8082665 gene encoding desiccation-related protein PCC13-62 — protein MASSRAYSLSVPLLLLVIGVCCCISEALPIGHHPVDPTCPPEPAASAAVPSSSSSYGEPEPRRRRCQPPAPHIPVPVFPYDVDPMQFALNLEFTEAEFFLHAAYGVGLDHVAPKLALGGPPPVGARKANLDEVTWRIVAEFALQEVGHIRAIERTVGGIPRPLIDLSARNFARLMDKAFGYRLDPPFDPYVNSLNFMLASYVIPYLGINGYVGTNPIIDGYETKKLLAGLLGVEAAQDAVIRARLFEHLGEAVPPYRNITVAEFTDRVSALRNELGRCGVKDEGLTVPRALGAEGAICTNVLSADRDSLSYARTPAELLSILYLTGDEHVPGGFYPEGGNGRIARSFLAKPHGHGAAHGVPGN, from the exons ATGGCATCCTCACGTGCCTACTCTCTTTCCGTGCCGTTGCTCCTCCTCGTGATAGGAGTATGTTGTTGCATCAGTGAGGCATTGCCCATCGGCCATCACCCCGTCGACCCGACCTGTCCTCCGGagccggcggcgtcggcggccgTGCCGTCGTCGTCCTCTAGCTACGGCGAGCCCGAGCCACGCCGGCGCCGGTGCCAGCCGCCAGCGCCGCACATCCCGGTGCCCGTGTTCCCCTACGACGTCGACCCGATGCAGTTCGCGCTGAACCTGGAGTTCACCGAGGCCGAGTTCTTCCTGCACGCCGCGTACGGCGTGGGGCTCGACCACGTCGCGCCCAAGCTGGCGCTCGGCGGCCCGCCGCCGGTGGGCGCCCGGAAGGCCAACCTCGACGAGGTGACGTGGCGCATCGTCGCGGAGTTTGCCCTCCAAGAAGTTGGCCACATCAG GGCTATCGAGCGCACGGTCGGCGGGATCCCTCGGCCATTGATAGACCTCAGCGCCCGCAACTTCGCCAGGTTGATGGACAAGGCGTTTGGGTACCGCCTGGACCCTCCCTTCGATCCCTACGTCAACAGCCTCAACTTCATGCTCGCCTCCTACGTCATCCCCTACCTCGGCATCAACGGCTACGTCGGCACCAACCCCATCATCGACGGCTACGAGACAAAGAAG CTTCTGGCAGGGCTGCTAGGGGTGGAGGCGGCGCAGGACGCGGTGATCCGGGCGCGCCTCTTCGAGCACCTCGGCGAGGCCGTGCCGCCGTACAGGAACATCACGGTGGCGGAGTTCACGGACCGCGTGTCGGCGCTGCGCAACGAGCTGGGGCGGTGCGGCGTCAAGGACGAAGGGCTGACGGTGCCCCGCGCGCTCGGCGCCGAGGGCGCCATCTGCACCAACGTGCTCTCCGCCGACAGGGACTCGCTCTCCTACGCCCGGACGCCCGCCGAGCTGCTCAGCATCCTCTACCTCACCGGCGACGAGCACGTGCCCGGCGGATTCTACCCGGAGGGCGGCAACGGGAGGATCGCCAGGTCGTTTCTTGCCAAGCCACACGGACACGGTGCTGCTCACGGGGTGCCTGGAAACTAG